TCGGCGGCATTCTCAGCCACTGGAGCCTGCGGGCGCCGGCGTTTGCCGCGGGCATCCTCTCCCTGGCGACCATGACGCTCGGGTACTTCATCCTCCCGGAATCGCTGCCGCCGGCCAAGCGGACCCGCACCCCCTTCCGGCTCGCCGACCTGCACCCCCTCGGTCACCTTGGCGAGGCCATCCGCCGACCGGGCGTCCGGCGGATCTTCGTGGCGTTCTTCGCCATCAGCTTCGCAATGGCGGGGCTCCAGTCGAACTACGCCGTCTACACCCGGGAACAGTTTGGCCTCGGACCACAGGGAACGGCCTGGCTCTTCACCATGGTCGGAATCATCAGCGTCCTGGTGCAAGGTGTCCTACTGCGCCGAATCCCGACCTCGGGTCGTGAGCGGGCCATCGCGATGGGCGGATTGACGGTGATGGCGCTGGGCTTCGCCGGCACCGCCTTCGCCCCCGCCGTCCGCTGGCTCTACCCGGCCACGGCCCTGCTCGCCTTCGGCAACGCCTCCGCCGCCCCGATGCTCACCGCCGAAGTGTCGCGAAGCGTCAGTGGCGCCGAACAGGGGAAGATCCTGGGCTCCATGCAGTCGGTGGCCAGTCTGACACGGATCCTCGGGCCGCTCTGGGCAGGCCTGGCGTTCGACCATGTCGGGTACGGCGCGCCATACTGGACCGGTGCGCTCTGGGTGGTCGCGGGGCTGGCCGCCGCCTCGCTATCTTTCCGTCCGGCCGATCGGGCCCCACTGACCTCTTGACTCACTTCCTACGGACTCCCTGATGAAGACCGCCACCATCGTGACCAGCCGCGGCACCATCGTCGCCGACCTCTTTGACGATGAGACCCCGGGCACGGTCGCCAACTTCGAGAAGCTGGCCAACGAGAAGTTCTACGACGGCACCCGCTTTCACCGGGTCATCCCGAACTTCATGATCCAGGGGGGCGACCCGCTCAGCCGGGACGCGAACAACCCGCGCGTCGGCACCGGCGGCCCCGGCTACACCATCAAGTGCGAAACAGATAAGAACACCCACCGGCACGTCGCCGGCACGCTGTCGATGGCGCACGCGGGCAAGAATACCGGCGGCAGCCAGTTCTTCATCTGCCATTCGCCACAGGGGCACCTCGATCGCGTCCATACCGTCTTCGGGCAAGTCACCGACGGCATGGATATCGTGAACGCGATTCAGAAGAACGACGTCATCGAGTCGATCCGCGTCGGATGAGCTTGCGGCTCGATTTTGCGGTCATCGCCGACTACGCCCTGGTCGACCAGCAGGGCAAGCTCTCCGTGCTCGGCATCTTCCAGCACGTTTGGGTGGCCGAATTCCCGACCGTCCACCCGCGGACCCACCTGGTGCTGCGGGTCCGCGGGCGCCGCACCGACATCGGCACCCACGCGATCCGGATCCGGTTCGTCGATGAGGATGACACCGAACTGCTGGGTGGCGAGGGAAGCGTCCAGTTCGGCGAGCCGCCCGCCGGTGTCACCGAAGTTGAGGCGGGGGCGGTGCTTGTCTTCGACGTGCCCCTCCCCCGGGCCGGTGCCTTTGCCTTCGAAATCTCCCTCGATGGAGCTGGCGTGACCCGGGTCCCCCTGACGGCAAGCCAGGCCAAGGCCATTGGCGCCCACTGAGTCGTTAGCCGACTTGCCGGGTCGGGTATGAAAGTCGGCTTTGACAACCCTTTCCTTCGCACGATATGTTTTTGCTGTCTCTCCCGCCGGGTTCGCCCGGAGCGTCCCTGAAGTCGTCCCGAATTGGAGTCCACGTATGCGACGGTTCCAGGTTTGGATTGCCGCCGGGGTATTGACCGCCATTCTGGTCATGCCACGTTCGGCCGAAGCCCAAGGGTTTAGTGTCAATGAACAGGGTTCGTGCGCCATGGGCCGCGGCGGCACCGGCGTGGCCTCACCCTGTGCCGACGGCTCGGCC
The DNA window shown above is from Gemmatimonadales bacterium and carries:
- a CDS encoding MFS transporter, whose translation is MDSKRAPANRPLIFIFLTVFLDLLGVGILVPVIPYIVAEFRSDALTVGLLSLTFAAAQFLASPVLGAISDRVGRRTVLLLSVFGTGVGYFLFGFAQTLWLLFLARLLDGFTGGNISTAQAYIADVSAPEDRAKNFGLVGAAFGLGFIIGPALGGILSHWSLRAPAFAAGILSLATMTLGYFILPESLPPAKRTRTPFRLADLHPLGHLGEAIRRPGVRRIFVAFFAISFAMAGLQSNYAVYTREQFGLGPQGTAWLFTMVGIISVLVQGVLLRRIPTSGRERAIAMGGLTVMALGFAGTAFAPAVRWLYPATALLAFGNASAAPMLTAEVSRSVSGAEQGKILGSMQSVASLTRILGPLWAGLAFDHVGYGAPYWTGALWVVAGLAAASLSFRPADRAPLTS
- a CDS encoding peptidylprolyl isomerase — protein: MKTATIVTSRGTIVADLFDDETPGTVANFEKLANEKFYDGTRFHRVIPNFMIQGGDPLSRDANNPRVGTGGPGYTIKCETDKNTHRHVAGTLSMAHAGKNTGGSQFFICHSPQGHLDRVHTVFGQVTDGMDIVNAIQKNDVIESIRVG